One window from the genome of Paenibacillus azoreducens encodes:
- a CDS encoding ABC transporter ATP-binding protein: MNLNFTLPEHDLPAAKQAVGELIRYCVPADLSLGGKRVERYFVIGERKWALVEKGAVIESRYIADAGEYKVVPLIGSAVLEGEEGGAKFILTRMSLRHAARYGYIAQILNDISRQRKIRIYNDEEEPVCASCGGLLVHGTRVCPNCMNKAAAFKRLLSVSRAHAKTFAAGLAVILAAAAVSMLGPYLQKLLVNSSLQPPAGLEPDMQVFIWAIAGLLLVLIGGEGLGILKGRIMAKASSEIAADLRKLVYERIQGLSLGFLTSQRAGDIMNRITSDTDRIRNLLQELFTTAVYQLIILVSASVLLFAADWRLAFVVLLPAPLVACLQRYVWKGVVWKLVQKQIRIYDKANSYLHDVLSGIRVVKAFGKEEREVRRFRQYNSEFAAATYRTEKMFSMLFPISNYLIQLGQYLVLLIGCYMIIGQQMTLGELVQFTGYASMIYGPIAWLMFMPRWVADAVISIDRIFSVIDEQPEVMDADGSVKHSIEGRITFRDVIFGYKSYEPVLKQINFEIKPGEMIGLVGHSGAGKSTLINLVSRFYDVNEGEILIDGVDIRRIEQAHLRSQIGVVLQETFLFGGTILDNIRYSKPDAAYEEVLEAARIANAHDFILRLPDGYDTRLDENGSNLSGGERQRIAIARAVLNDPRILILDEATASLDIDTETAIQEALRRVTRNRTTLAIAHRLSTLRHADRLIVLDKGEIAEIGTHAELIEKKGIYYNLITAQREMAKPKTEEPAGSAV; the protein is encoded by the coding sequence ATGAATCTTAACTTTACATTGCCCGAACATGATCTCCCTGCAGCCAAGCAGGCTGTCGGAGAGCTGATCCGCTACTGTGTTCCGGCAGATCTTTCGCTTGGCGGGAAGCGGGTGGAGCGCTATTTCGTCATTGGCGAGCGGAAATGGGCCTTGGTGGAGAAAGGGGCTGTAATCGAAAGCCGATACATTGCGGACGCCGGGGAGTACAAGGTCGTTCCGCTGATCGGCAGCGCCGTACTCGAAGGGGAGGAAGGCGGGGCCAAATTTATTCTGACCAGAATGTCCTTGAGGCATGCTGCAAGGTATGGATATATCGCGCAGATCCTGAATGATATATCAAGGCAGCGGAAAATCCGGATCTATAACGATGAAGAAGAACCGGTTTGCGCAAGCTGCGGCGGTCTGCTCGTTCACGGTACCAGGGTGTGTCCGAATTGCATGAATAAAGCGGCTGCTTTTAAGCGGCTGTTGTCGGTTTCCCGTGCCCATGCCAAAACCTTTGCCGCAGGTCTGGCAGTCATTCTGGCGGCGGCCGCGGTTTCCATGCTCGGTCCTTACTTGCAGAAGCTGCTTGTGAATTCTTCCCTGCAGCCGCCGGCTGGACTTGAACCCGATATGCAGGTGTTTATTTGGGCCATTGCAGGTTTGCTGCTGGTGTTGATAGGCGGGGAAGGGCTCGGCATTTTGAAAGGCAGAATCATGGCCAAAGCAAGCTCGGAGATTGCGGCGGACCTGCGCAAGCTGGTATACGAGCGGATCCAAGGTTTGTCGCTTGGTTTCTTGACGTCGCAGCGGGCCGGGGACATCATGAACCGGATCACATCGGACACGGACCGCATCCGGAATCTGCTGCAGGAGTTGTTCACGACGGCGGTATATCAGCTGATCATTTTGGTATCCGCAAGCGTGCTGCTTTTTGCGGCAGATTGGCGGCTGGCGTTTGTCGTTCTGCTGCCGGCTCCGCTTGTTGCCTGTCTGCAGAGATACGTATGGAAGGGTGTCGTGTGGAAGCTGGTTCAGAAGCAGATAAGAATCTATGACAAGGCTAATTCCTACCTGCATGATGTGCTGAGCGGCATCCGTGTTGTCAAAGCTTTTGGCAAGGAGGAGCGGGAGGTCCGGCGGTTCAGGCAGTATAACAGCGAGTTCGCGGCCGCGACGTATCGGACTGAGAAAATGTTCAGCATGCTGTTTCCTATTTCCAACTATCTGATCCAGTTGGGGCAATACTTGGTGCTTCTCATCGGCTGCTACATGATAATCGGCCAGCAGATGACTCTGGGTGAACTGGTCCAATTCACCGGGTACGCTTCGATGATCTACGGGCCGATCGCCTGGCTGATGTTTATGCCGAGATGGGTGGCTGACGCGGTAATTTCCATCGACCGGATATTCTCGGTCATCGACGAGCAGCCGGAGGTTATGGATGCGGATGGCTCCGTCAAGCATTCCATAGAAGGAAGGATTACCTTCCGCGATGTGATCTTTGGATATAAGTCTTACGAGCCTGTGCTCAAACAAATCAACTTTGAAATCAAGCCGGGAGAAATGATCGGTTTAGTCGGCCACTCGGGAGCCGGCAAATCGACGCTGATTAATCTAGTCTCCCGTTTTTATGACGTGAACGAAGGGGAGATTTTGATCGATGGGGTAGACATCCGCCGGATCGAACAGGCTCATTTGCGCTCCCAAATCGGTGTTGTGCTGCAGGAAACCTTTCTGTTCGGCGGAACGATTCTGGATAATATCCGCTATTCCAAACCGGATGCTGCCTATGAGGAAGTGCTTGAGGCGGCGAGAATCGCTAATGCGCATGATTTTATTCTCCGGCTGCCGGACGGATACGATACAAGGCTTGATGAGAACGGAAGCAATCTATCCGGGGGTGAGCGGCAGCGGATCGCGATTGCCCGGGCTGTGCTGAACGATCCGCGGATTTTGATTCTGGATGAGGCGACTGCTTCGCTGGATATCGATACGGAGACGGCGATTCAGGAAGCGTTACGCCGGGTGACACGGAACCGGACGACCTTGGCGATTGCGCACAGGCTCTCGACGCTGCGGCATGCCGACAGGCTGATCGTTCTCGACAAAGGGGAGATCGCCGAAATAGGCACCCATGCCGAGCTGATTGAGAAAAAAGGGATCTATTACAATCTGATTACGGCTCAGCGCGAGATGGCGAAGCCGAAAACGGAGGAGCCCGCAGGATCTGCCGTATAG
- a CDS encoding DUF4091 domain-containing protein: MTQTFETRIVHSLVKVFPDEELQGAGPAKGSALLNEVFSYQVAYRAQQLTPVVKVKIESELEEWMTVRSIGLVPSELPNHYNHDENVLRTAPGLYPDPLLPLTDDAVRGFPGQWRSLWITVNPQNQVKPGLYPIVVRFETESGEKLAEERYELEIIGAQLPPQQLLHTEWFHTDCIATQYQMEVFSERHWELLEQYIQTAADHGVNMLLTPIFTPPLDTEVGGERPTVQLVDVEVTGQDEYNFGFDRLKRWVDLCHKCGIEYFEFSHLFTQWGAKHAPKIVAKVDGGLQRIFGWETDASGEAYHAFLTQFLPQLVAWIRENGIEDRSYFHISDEPTLEHLESYASAQRMVKDLLAGFPVIDALSDFDFYEKGLVQTPIPANNHIEPFLENGVTPLWTYYCTSQFQKVSNRFFCMPSARNRILGYQLYKYDAAGFLHWGYNFWYTQYSKRVIDPFRVTDAGGAFPSGDPFLVYPGDQGPIESIRMEVLREALQDLRALRLLEEWIGRDAVLAALDDGLDEAITFSSYPKDADWLLSKRDWINGRIKEHVGKSAVSS, encoded by the coding sequence ATGACGCAAACATTTGAAACCCGCATCGTCCATTCATTGGTAAAGGTATTTCCTGACGAAGAACTGCAGGGGGCAGGACCGGCGAAGGGGTCGGCGCTGCTCAATGAAGTATTTTCCTATCAAGTCGCTTATCGTGCGCAGCAGCTGACGCCGGTGGTCAAGGTGAAAATTGAGTCGGAGCTGGAGGAATGGATGACCGTCCGCAGCATCGGACTGGTTCCTTCCGAATTGCCGAACCATTACAACCACGACGAGAATGTACTGCGTACTGCTCCAGGCTTATATCCCGATCCTTTGTTACCGCTTACAGATGATGCTGTGCGCGGATTTCCCGGACAATGGCGTTCGTTATGGATTACGGTGAACCCGCAAAATCAGGTGAAACCGGGGCTTTATCCGATTGTGGTCCGTTTCGAAACGGAGTCGGGCGAGAAGCTGGCGGAGGAACGTTACGAACTGGAAATCATCGGCGCGCAGCTGCCGCCGCAGCAGCTTTTGCATACAGAGTGGTTCCATACGGATTGTATAGCAACACAGTATCAAATGGAAGTGTTCAGCGAACGACATTGGGAGCTGCTTGAACAATACATACAAACGGCTGCCGATCATGGCGTAAATATGCTGCTGACGCCCATATTTACGCCGCCGCTGGATACCGAGGTTGGCGGTGAACGGCCGACCGTACAGCTGGTGGACGTGGAGGTGACGGGGCAAGACGAGTACAACTTTGGCTTTGATCGTCTGAAGCGTTGGGTGGACTTATGCCACAAATGCGGTATCGAGTACTTTGAGTTTTCGCATTTGTTTACACAGTGGGGCGCGAAACATGCGCCAAAGATTGTGGCTAAGGTTGATGGTGGGCTGCAGCGTATTTTCGGCTGGGAGACGGATGCTTCCGGCGAAGCGTATCATGCGTTTTTGACACAATTCCTGCCGCAGCTGGTGGCCTGGATCCGGGAGAATGGAATCGAAGATCGTAGTTATTTCCACATATCCGACGAGCCGACGCTGGAGCATCTCGAATCTTATGCCAGCGCCCAGCGGATGGTGAAGGATTTGCTGGCGGGCTTCCCGGTGATCGACGCGCTATCGGATTTTGATTTCTATGAAAAAGGTTTGGTGCAAACGCCGATCCCGGCAAACAACCATATCGAGCCTTTTCTGGAAAACGGAGTTACTCCGCTTTGGACATATTACTGCACCTCCCAATTCCAAAAAGTATCCAATCGGTTTTTCTGCATGCCGTCCGCACGCAACCGGATCCTTGGATATCAGCTGTATAAATATGATGCGGCCGGATTTTTGCATTGGGGATATAACTTCTGGTATACGCAGTACTCCAAACGGGTCATCGATCCTTTCCGCGTAACGGATGCGGGTGGTGCCTTCCCATCAGGCGATCCGTTTCTGGTTTATCCGGGTGACCAAGGGCCGATAGAATCCATCCGTATGGAAGTGCTGCGGGAAGCGCTGCAGGATCTGCGGGCACTCCGTTTGCTTGAGGAATGGATTGGCCGGGATGCGGTGCTTGCGGCGCTGGACGATGGATTGGACGAGGCGATCACGTTCAGCAGCTATCCGAAAGATGCGGATTGGCTTCTGTCCAAGCGGGATTGGATAAACGGCAGGATTAAGGAGCATGTCGGCAAAAGCGCAGTTTCATCCTAG
- a CDS encoding serine hydrolase domain-containing protein: protein MKKRLLWVLAAALVLTPVLPAGASAAEANKKPVASQAGQKIDLDQIAKEKAALLTQKYGTTSVQYALIDNGKVVVSGQTGKNDAQGKIPLTKETMYGIGSTSKMFTTAAVMKLVEEGKIDLDDPVVKYIPDFKMKDERYKQITVRMLLNHSSGLQGSSLGNSFLFNDSDSYAHDNLLKHLETQSLKADPGAFSVYCNDGFTLAEILVERVSGLDFTALIHQYFTKPLNMDHTKTSQETFDPGKMAGLYTPTYPGQLPNLTANLIGTSGIYSTAEDMVRLSQVFTGQKQGILADSSLRAMEQEEYKKGLWPKDADNSGDFGLGWDSVKLFPFNQYGMKALAKGGDIIYYHSSLVVLPEQNMAAAVLSSGGSSMTNQMLASELLLQALKKKGAIQEFKPEKSFGKPVKAKMPDEMKKYAGYYGAFGQQMKIAVQDGVLTATVPLVPGYPGQKFVYTQDGTFMNEEGTSKISFVTEKNGRTYLWERDYVSIPGLGQLAMSNYASEKLDDQPVSKETADAWTKRNGKAFYTVSEKYSSAAYYMNTIAMKIALNKDLPGYLLDKALTGPDTAAALYQIPANGGRDTGELHFYMKDGIEYCEIGGYVLISEDGVKPMHIGKDAVVTVGENGEAKWYSVPAAAAGKTMKVTMPAKASFAVYDEEGNCVNYSIISGSNECVLPKNGKIAFVGDAGSTFQITVKQTK, encoded by the coding sequence ATGAAAAAAAGATTGCTGTGGGTGCTGGCTGCCGCGCTCGTGCTGACGCCGGTATTACCTGCAGGGGCGAGTGCCGCGGAGGCTAACAAGAAACCGGTTGCAAGTCAGGCCGGGCAAAAGATCGATTTAGACCAAATCGCTAAGGAAAAGGCTGCTTTACTTACGCAAAAATACGGTACGACCAGCGTTCAATACGCATTGATCGACAATGGCAAAGTGGTGGTATCAGGGCAAACGGGGAAAAATGATGCGCAAGGCAAAATTCCCCTCACCAAAGAAACGATGTACGGCATCGGATCGACAAGCAAAATGTTTACGACTGCGGCTGTGATGAAATTGGTGGAGGAAGGGAAAATAGATCTGGACGATCCTGTAGTCAAGTACATACCTGACTTTAAGATGAAGGATGAACGTTACAAGCAAATCACCGTACGGATGCTGCTGAACCATTCCTCCGGTCTGCAGGGATCAAGCCTGGGGAATTCTTTTTTGTTTAACGACAGCGATTCGTACGCCCATGACAACCTGCTGAAACATTTGGAGACCCAAAGTCTAAAAGCAGACCCGGGTGCCTTCTCCGTTTATTGCAATGACGGATTTACACTGGCCGAGATTCTTGTGGAAAGGGTGAGTGGGCTTGATTTTACCGCATTGATTCATCAGTATTTTACCAAGCCGCTAAATATGGATCATACCAAAACATCGCAGGAAACGTTCGATCCGGGCAAAATGGCGGGGCTTTATACGCCGACTTATCCGGGGCAGCTTCCGAATCTGACGGCCAACCTCATCGGCACGAGCGGCATCTATTCGACGGCCGAAGACATGGTGCGGCTATCGCAAGTATTTACCGGGCAAAAACAGGGCATCCTGGCGGATTCATCGCTGCGGGCGATGGAGCAGGAGGAATACAAAAAGGGCTTGTGGCCGAAGGATGCCGATAACTCCGGCGATTTTGGCCTTGGCTGGGACAGCGTGAAATTATTCCCCTTTAACCAATATGGAATGAAGGCCCTGGCCAAAGGCGGAGATATAATATATTATCATTCCTCCTTGGTAGTGCTGCCTGAGCAAAACATGGCTGCGGCCGTACTTTCCTCCGGCGGCTCCAGTATGACCAACCAGATGCTTGCCAGCGAGTTGCTGTTGCAGGCGCTGAAGAAAAAGGGCGCAATTCAGGAATTCAAACCGGAAAAATCGTTTGGCAAACCTGTCAAAGCAAAAATGCCAGACGAAATGAAGAAGTATGCAGGGTATTATGGCGCCTTCGGCCAACAAATGAAAATAGCGGTTCAAGATGGCGTGCTTACGGCGACGGTACCTTTGGTTCCTGGATATCCGGGGCAGAAATTCGTTTATACGCAGGACGGAACCTTTATGAATGAAGAAGGTACATCGAAGATCAGCTTTGTGACTGAGAAGAACGGACGCACTTATTTGTGGGAAAGGGATTATGTAAGTATCCCGGGCTTGGGACAGCTGGCTATGTCTAATTATGCGTCAGAAAAGCTGGATGATCAGCCTGTATCCAAAGAGACAGCCGATGCTTGGACGAAACGGAACGGAAAGGCATTTTATACGGTCAGTGAAAAATACAGTTCTGCGGCCTATTATATGAATACAATTGCGATGAAAATTGCCCTTAACAAGGATTTGCCGGGTTATTTATTGGATAAAGCTTTGACAGGGCCGGATACGGCTGCTGCCCTCTATCAGATTCCTGCTAATGGAGGCCGGGATACCGGGGAATTACATTTTTATATGAAGGATGGCATAGAATACTGTGAAATTGGCGGATATGTGTTAATTAGCGAAGACGGCGTGAAACCTATGCACATCGGCAAAGACGCAGTTGTAACGGTGGGTGAAAACGGGGAGGCCAAATGGTACAGCGTACCTGCAGCTGCCGCCGGCAAGACGATGAAAGTGACTATGCCCGCGAAGGCTTCATTTGCTGTTTATGATGAAGAAGGCAACTGCGTGAATTATTCAATCATAAGCGGCAGCAATGAGTGCGTACTCCCTAAAAACGGCAAAATTGCGTTTGTCGGTGACGCAGGCTCGACATTCCAAATCACAGTGAAACAGACAAAGTAA
- a CDS encoding ATP-dependent Clp protease ATP-binding subunit, which yields MRCQQCKSNEATVGLSLTINNKSEQMYLCQECYAKINNGIPFHAGFGTSGMSPIDEFFHGLMQPPQAFHEASGINADAKRAQGGRGNGGGILDQLGRNLNDAAKAGRIDTVIGREEEIERVIEILNRRSKNNPVLIGEPGVGKTAITEGLALRIVEGKVPSKLLNKEVYSLDVASLVAGTGIRGQFEEKVKQLIAELQQRENILLFIDEIHLLVGAGSAEGSMDAGNILKPVLARGELQVIGATTLKEYRQIEKDAALERRFQPVMVDEPTPEETIEILKGLRPKYEEFHGVRYPDDTIAACVQLSHRYIQDRFLPDKAIDLLDEAGAKLNLRVSEGGHGQLQARLEKVKAEKDQATRMENYERAAQLRDEEADLVARLNEAETGSSRAEVHVEDIQQIIERKTGIPVGKLQQDEQDKMRNLADRLKTKVIGQSEAVEKVAKAVRRSRAGLKPKNKPIASFLFVGPTGVGKTELSKSLAAELFGQADAMIRLDMSEYMEKHSVSKLIGSPPGYVGHEEAGQLTERVRRNPYSIILLDEIEKAHPDVQNMFLQVLDDGRLTDSQGRTVSFKDTVIIMTSNAGTADKKITVGFSAEHSDRTGSVVDSLGAYFRPEFLNRVDAIIPFASLKEEDLVQIVDHMLSDIVSALDEQGITLSVSGEAKKKLSELGYNPAFGARPLRRVIQQYVEDGITDLVLDDENVHHIRVDVQEGMIQVAKA from the coding sequence ATGCGTTGTCAACAATGTAAATCTAACGAAGCAACGGTAGGACTTAGCTTAACGATAAATAACAAATCCGAACAAATGTATTTATGCCAGGAATGCTACGCGAAAATCAATAACGGAATTCCATTCCACGCCGGTTTCGGCACATCGGGAATGTCGCCGATTGATGAGTTCTTCCATGGATTGATGCAGCCGCCGCAAGCTTTTCATGAAGCATCGGGCATAAACGCCGATGCCAAGCGGGCTCAGGGCGGCCGAGGCAATGGCGGCGGCATTTTGGATCAGCTCGGCCGCAACCTGAATGATGCGGCCAAAGCAGGCCGCATTGATACCGTCATCGGCCGCGAGGAAGAAATCGAGCGGGTGATTGAGATTTTGAACCGCCGCAGCAAAAACAATCCGGTGTTGATCGGCGAGCCGGGGGTTGGTAAAACGGCCATCACCGAAGGCCTCGCTCTTCGCATTGTCGAAGGCAAAGTGCCGTCCAAGCTGCTGAACAAAGAAGTTTATTCGCTGGACGTAGCTTCGCTGGTTGCGGGTACAGGCATCCGCGGGCAGTTTGAAGAAAAGGTCAAACAATTGATCGCCGAACTGCAGCAGCGCGAGAACATCCTGTTGTTCATTGACGAAATCCATCTGCTGGTCGGCGCAGGTTCCGCCGAAGGTTCCATGGATGCCGGCAATATATTGAAACCGGTGCTGGCACGCGGAGAGCTGCAGGTTATCGGCGCGACTACCCTGAAAGAATACCGCCAGATCGAGAAGGATGCCGCCCTGGAACGTCGGTTCCAGCCGGTAATGGTCGATGAACCAACGCCTGAGGAAACGATCGAGATTCTGAAAGGACTGCGTCCGAAATACGAGGAATTCCACGGCGTCCGTTATCCGGACGATACCATAGCGGCTTGCGTGCAATTGTCACACCGTTATATTCAAGACCGTTTCCTGCCCGACAAAGCGATCGATCTGCTGGATGAAGCGGGAGCCAAGCTGAACCTGCGCGTATCCGAAGGCGGCCACGGCCAGCTTCAAGCGCGCCTGGAGAAGGTCAAAGCGGAGAAGGACCAGGCAACGCGCATGGAAAACTATGAACGCGCCGCCCAACTGCGCGACGAGGAGGCCGATCTTGTGGCGCGGCTCAATGAGGCCGAAACAGGCAGCAGCCGGGCAGAAGTCCATGTGGAAGATATCCAGCAAATCATTGAACGCAAAACAGGAATTCCGGTTGGTAAATTGCAGCAGGATGAACAGGACAAGATGAGAAATCTGGCAGACCGCCTGAAAACGAAAGTCATCGGCCAATCCGAAGCCGTTGAAAAAGTGGCCAAAGCGGTACGCCGCAGCCGCGCCGGGCTCAAACCGAAAAATAAACCGATTGCGTCGTTTTTATTCGTCGGACCAACCGGCGTCGGCAAAACGGAACTGTCCAAGTCGCTGGCCGCTGAGCTGTTTGGTCAGGCAGATGCCATGATCCGGCTCGATATGAGCGAATATATGGAGAAACACTCCGTCTCCAAGCTGATCGGTTCGCCGCCGGGATATGTCGGCCATGAAGAAGCCGGGCAGCTTACCGAACGCGTGCGCCGCAACCCGTACAGCATCATTTTGCTGGATGAAATCGAGAAGGCGCATCCGGACGTGCAGAACATGTTCCTGCAGGTGCTTGATGACGGCCGCCTGACCGACAGCCAGGGCCGCACCGTAAGCTTCAAGGATACGGTCATCATTATGACCTCGAACGCCGGTACTGCGGACAAGAAAATCACCGTCGGCTTCTCGGCTGAGCACTCGGATCGAACCGGATCGGTTGTGGATTCGCTTGGAGCTTATTTCCGGCCCGAGTTTCTGAACCGGGTGGATGCGATCATCCCGTTTGCTTCCCTGAAGGAAGAAGATCTTGTGCAGATCGTCGATCATATGCTCAGCGACATTGTAAGCGCACTTGACGAGCAGGGGATCACGCTCAGCGTTTCCGGAGAAGCGAAGAAAAAATTGTCCGAGCTTGGCTACAATCCGGCATTCGGAGCCCGTCCGCTGCGCCGCGTCATCCAGCAGTATGTAGAGGATGGCATCACGGACCTCGTGCTGGACGACGAAAATGTGCACCATATCAGAGTGGATGTTCAAGAAGGCATGATTCAGGTTGCCAAAGCCTGA
- a CDS encoding FAD-dependent oxidoreductase — translation MKIAVIGCTHAGTAAVVNAAKFYPDAQINVYERNDNISFLSCGIALYVGGVVKDPQGLFYSSPEQLAELGVVTHMRHEVLSVDTDAKTLRVRNLKTEEVFEDTFDKLIVTTGSWPIIPKLAGMDLGNILLCKNYDHSNTIIAKAKNASRITVVGAGYIGVELVEAFQESGKQVTLIDSEERILNRYLDAEFSSQIEDAFRARGVELALGQTVQAFEGQDGKVSRVITSKGKIETDLVIMCIGFRPNTELLKGQVDMLPNGAIIVDEYMRTSKPDVFAAGDSCAVHYNPTGKKAYIPLATNAVRMGMLVAHNLVRPTTKYMGTQGTSGLKIYDLNLASTGLTEGACDDEELDAQAVTITDAYRPEFMPTAETVTLKIVFEKDSRRLLGAQIMSRVDLTQAMNTLSVCIQNGMSVDELAFVDFFFQPHFNKPWNFLNTAGIAALPKIGIEELQHV, via the coding sequence ATGAAAATCGCAGTTATCGGTTGTACACACGCAGGCACCGCAGCGGTAGTCAATGCCGCGAAGTTTTACCCTGATGCACAAATTAACGTTTATGAACGCAATGATAATATATCCTTTTTATCCTGCGGCATCGCTTTGTATGTAGGCGGCGTGGTCAAAGATCCGCAAGGGCTATTTTATTCCTCACCGGAGCAGCTGGCTGAGCTTGGTGTCGTGACTCATATGCGCCATGAAGTGTTATCGGTCGATACCGACGCCAAAACGCTGCGGGTCCGCAATTTGAAGACCGAGGAAGTGTTTGAGGATACCTTTGACAAACTGATTGTTACCACGGGTTCTTGGCCGATTATTCCAAAGCTTGCCGGGATGGACCTTGGCAATATCCTGCTCTGCAAAAACTATGATCATTCCAATACCATTATTGCAAAAGCGAAAAATGCCAGCAGAATTACGGTCGTCGGCGCGGGGTATATCGGCGTGGAGCTGGTGGAGGCATTCCAGGAAAGCGGTAAACAAGTAACGCTGATCGACAGCGAGGAGCGGATTTTGAACCGGTATCTGGATGCGGAATTCAGCAGTCAAATTGAAGACGCGTTCCGCGCGAGAGGCGTCGAGCTGGCATTGGGACAAACGGTGCAGGCTTTTGAAGGCCAAGACGGAAAGGTTAGCCGCGTTATTACAAGCAAGGGTAAAATCGAAACGGATTTGGTTATCATGTGCATCGGCTTCCGTCCGAATACGGAGCTGCTGAAAGGCCAAGTGGATATGCTGCCAAACGGGGCCATCATCGTCGATGAATATATGCGCACCAGCAAGCCGGATGTATTCGCCGCGGGTGACAGCTGTGCGGTGCATTATAACCCTACGGGCAAAAAAGCCTACATTCCGCTCGCTACCAATGCGGTACGCATGGGGATGCTTGTTGCTCACAATCTGGTGCGTCCAACCACCAAATATATGGGTACGCAAGGAACATCGGGCCTCAAAATATATGATTTGAACCTGGCTTCGACAGGTCTGACCGAGGGTGCTTGCGATGATGAAGAGCTGGATGCCCAAGCGGTTACGATAACGGATGCCTACCGTCCGGAATTTATGCCTACGGCGGAAACCGTGACGCTAAAGATCGTCTTCGAAAAAGACAGCCGCCGCCTGCTCGGCGCCCAGATCATGTCCAGGGTGGACTTGACCCAAGCGATGAACACTTTGTCGGTATGCATTCAAAACGGGATGAGCGTTGACGAGCTGGCTTTTGTCGACTTCTTCTTCCAGCCTCATTTCAATAAGCCATGGAATTTCTTAAATACGGCCGGGATCGCCGCACTGCCCAAGATTGGGATCGAGGAACTGCAGCATGTTTAA